One part of the Rutidosis leptorrhynchoides isolate AG116_Rl617_1_P2 chromosome 1, CSIRO_AGI_Rlap_v1, whole genome shotgun sequence genome encodes these proteins:
- the LOC139877870 gene encoding leucine-rich repeat protein 1-like: MGLVRFVILLVAAAAVFTSTVVTGNSEGDALYALRRSLNDPEKVLESWDPNLVNPCTWFHVTCNQDNHVTRLDLGNSKLSGHLVPELGKLENLQYLELYKNNIQGTIPAEIGNLKSLISLDLYNNNITGNIPTTLGKLKSLVFLRLNDNRLTGRIPRELVGISSLKVVDVSNNNLCGTIPTTGPFEHIPLNNFENNPRLEGPELQGLASYDTNCY, encoded by the exons ATGGGTTTGGTTAGGTTTGTAATCTTATTAGTAGCAGCAGCAGCAGTTTTTACATCAACGGTGGTCACCGGTAATTCAGAAGGAGACGCGCTCTACGCGCTTCGTCGGAGCTTAAACGATCCGGAAAAAGTACTTGAAAGCTGGGATCCGAATCTTGTTAACCCTTGCACTTGGTTTCACGTCACTTGTAATCAGGATAACCATGTTACTCGCCT GGATCTTGGAAATTCGAAGTTATCTGGTCATCTTGTGCCTGAACTAGGAAAACTTGAAAACCTACAATACTT GGAGCTTTACAAAAATAATATCCAAGGTACGATTCCTGCAGAGATCGGTAACCTGAAGAGCCTcataagcttggatctttacaacaaCAATATCACTGGCAACATTCCAACTACACTTGGGAAATTGAAATCTCTAGTGTTCTT ACGTCTTAATGATAACCGTCTAACCGGAAGAATACCAAGGGAACTTGTTGGTATTTCAAGCTTGAAAGTTGT GGACGTATCTAACAATAACCTCTGTGGAACAATTCCTACCACCGGCCCATTTGAGCATATCCCTTTGAACAA CTTCGAGAACAATCCTCGTCTGGAAGGGCCAGAGTTGCAGGGACTTGCAAGTTATGATACAAACTGCTACTAA